The genomic stretch CCAGGCCCCAGGCCCAACCGCAAATACAGCCTCATCACCTGCCGCAGACGCCGACACAGACGCCGATGCAGACACCTACGCCGACGCCGCAGACGATACAGCCTTCACCGCAACAACcacaacagcatcaacagcaacagcatcaacatcccCAGACACAAGCTCAACTACAAACACCTACTCAACAACCTCTGgctccagcccagccacATACACAGACGTTTGCACCGTCTCAGCCGCAATCGCAACCCCAACAACCTCAACAACAATACCATTCACAGCCGCAGTCTTCCCCCCCTGCTCTATCGGCTCATTCACCAGCACTCccacaacagcaacagcaatcaACGCCAAGTCGGCCTGAGACGCCGATTGCCAATATGCAGCTCCCAAACGGGATGGGATCCCATCCTTCGCCTTCCACACCAATTGCGGccacaccaacaccaacgccGACTCAGCTCTCCCAGCACATCCAGACCCCTCCTCGGCCTTTGCCCGCACCAACCTTTTCACCTCAGCCGCAACAGCCATCCACGCCGGCGCAAACTGAGCTACACAAATTTGTGTCAGCGCCGGAAGCGCCAATGTCTGAGGCTGTAGCGGTTCAGAATGATGAGgccgctgctgaggctgctttGATAGAAGGGTTGCAAGCTGCTGTCGCACAGGCGCTGGCTTCATAACCTCGGCTCTGCGTGAATGATTGGTCAATTCGTGTTGTCAAAGGCTATGACAGGTTTGAACAATGTTGGGTTTCCCCCATTTTTCTCCAGCCGTGGCGCTCTTTGAGGATGGTTCGTTTGAAAAGCGTTTATGAAAAGCCGGTTGGTGTTTGGtttaaattttcttttttttttatatcttctttaatgtgtatatatatatgcccTACCTATATACATGTGTCGTTTTATTTTACACGAGCAAGCTTGACAGAAGCTGAATCGTGAGAGAATAGCAGGAGGCTGTTTTCGGGATTCTCGAATTTTGATTTAGCCCTGTTCAAGCGTCTTTGAGAGGGATGATGAAAAggtgtatgtatatatgggTACTACTTGTTTACATGAGCTTGCACAGAGAGAGGGGAGCGGCAATattgattcttttttttttttattcttttttcttgttattttttctcttgtggcggaagagaagggaagTGGGAGGACTTATGATACCACAGATGGATAGCTACAAAGGTTACAAGCGAGTTTTATTCCAGGCAAGTCGGTTATACTTGATATGGAAGATTAGAATAAACGATATTGAATTCTGGGTTGAACCTTTTTGATGCGTGTCCCGAGCTTGTTGTTCGTGGGTTTTTGGCGATGTAGAAGGGTACAGTTATGTGTAAGCTGTACTAGCTCTACCCAAATCTCATCATTTTCAAAAATTGATAAATAATTCTAGAAAGAttctaagaaaaaaacaagatgaTTAAATTGTGAAATGATTAGATTTTGTAATCTTAAGATTATAAATGTTTTTAAAATTGTAGAAAAATCCGCCCATATAAAGTTAGTTGCCTTTTTAATGCTTCGTGTTTCCAGACTTTTGTCCCATGACTGTAGTATTATCTGTAGCCTCGCTCTTTTACCATCTCATAAAGTTCTTTCCGGCACATAGTATACGTAGGCTTCGTTTTGCTCCTGTCGCTAGCAAAAATCCAAGAATGTTTTTTTGCCAAAAATTGTGATGATACTTTTACTCAGCCTTGCTTACGTTGGTTCTCAAGTGTTTTGATTGCGAGAAAGATGTCTTCTTGATCTGAATCTGgtgtgtctttttttttcccatgaAATATTCAGCCGATGATAACGGAAATAACAAGGGCATTATGCCGAAAGCAAAGAGATGGGCTGGATTTCTCTAGTTGGAAACGAATCTCTCATCATGCGAGGGCTTGTGCCGGAAAAGGGCCAATTTCCTTATATTAGAAACGGCTTCCTCTCAACGCGAGGGGTATTCATTAGTTACTACATCGTTTTTATTAATAGCCATGTCGCTCTGCCTTGGAGAGCCTAGAACACGATGCCAGCAGACGTCGGCATTCCCGATGAACACTTTTTTATCTTACAAGCCGATTACGAATCTCGGCATCTTTGTCTATATTGACGgcaggaaaacaaaaaagcacAATCTTTTCGTATTCGTAAGCCTATTCAAGGAGCAGGTCCTAGATACCTTTAAAGAAGAGGGGCGAGTCGTAATGGGAAGAGTGAATGAATCCTTCCAACCGAACTGTTTTTTCTTGTCAGCCAACAGTTTCTAATTATGTAGGTCTTGGCTGAGGACGGAAACCAACAACAAGCCGTCGCATAGCTGCCTGCTGGTATTGATACCTGTGCAATGTCTGCTGCTCTTGTGATGAATATGTCATCCAATatttgtgtgtgtgtgtgtgtacgTCTTGCTGAAAAGAGCGAGGCCATGAATAGTTTAGAACTTTCGGACTGCCCGTTGTAGAAGGCAAAAGAAGTGGcaagaaataagaagaagaagatgatgattaTGAAAGAAGGGAAATCTGATGATCAGAACAAGGCTCTCAGGGAAGGCTCTCAGGCAGCCACCTCGCCGTGATTGGCTGGTTGCCGCCGTCTTCGGCGTCTGTGTGAGTCCCGTCGACGAGCTGATATTAAGACTACACAATCTCTGGAGAGGTACGTATCTTGAGCGTAGCAGAGACAGAACCAAAGGTGACGTGCGAGTCTCTTGGGGGTTTAGCTTAAACAAGCCATAGCCTGAGGTGGATGGAGTCATGGCAGTGGGCATTACGAAATCGACAAGTTGTGGGTGAAGTTGGTGGGAGGTGTGGGTTGCCTCTTTTTTGCGCTGAAGCGTGACATGGTGGTGAAGATTGTTAGGACGGGGAGAGGAGCTAGTACAAAATGAATGCGTGTGTGTAACATGGAAGTCTTGGTGACAATCTACTAGTATGTGAGCGCGAGGCGGATTCGACTAGCtggacttcttctttgggctttcttttccattaTGGCCTTTGACAGTAGGACTGACGATGCTTGTCTCTGGTTGATTAGTGCTTGTAAACGGCTGTAAGTGGTACTCGCACGTGAAGATGCAAACAAGAGACCAGGGCCAGAGACAAGCATGTTCTGCATGTTCTGCATGCTCGCTTAATGTTCCCGGGGGCTCGATAAAGGTCTGATGCAGGTTCAGCAGCCGGAAGAAAGCCCTGCCTATCGCCCAGCGCAAGCCATAGCGGATAGTCCATCAGCTCCAAGCTTGGTTCGCATCAGCACCGCCACAAAGCGGGAGCCAAGCGTCAAGCAGGCGATGGAAATGATGTTCGGGTCTATGAGGTAGCGGGGGCCATGGGCTGTGGCGCAGGCACATCAACAGTTGAGCATCAATGCCGTACAGCTATAGCGCCAGCCAGGCTGCAGCTCAAGCAGCAAATAATGCGGCTCAAAGGTGGATGACATATCCGGCGTCTTGATGAGAATTTTACCTTTCCGCTAGCGCACCTCCTCTAGGCCTCCCGCCCAAAGTCGCACGCGCATCGAGGTCAGTCCGCCAGGCCAGACGCGCGTGTATGCAGGTCAGAAGCATCTGCAGTGCGCCCAGCCGTAGGGGCACAGTGCGCGCTCCGCCTGCAGCACCCGCGCCGCGCAGTGGCAAACGGCGCCGGCGCACCTgtcggagcagcagctcgcctgCAGGCCTTGCCGGAATAGGGCACCTGCACAGTGCCGGCCCGCCACGGCGCGGAGGGGGGTCAACTGACGCTCCCTGTGGACGGGCCGCGTCGCCTGAGCCACGCTCGTCGCCTGGCAGCCCTACAGTACCTGTCCCATTGAACGTTTCCGCACCAAGACAcctactactagcagtactactagcagcagtTCCACACCACCACCCTCATCCTTCCAGCTGCCTCCCGTCTGCTGGGCCTGGCCGCCGGGTTTTGGCATCGCCTCAGGAACGCGGCCAATGCTGGGCGCTGCAGGTATCGATACCGGTGATCGGGCCTCCCAGAGCTGCAGCGTGCCTGCAGTGGtcgcttctgctgctccGCTGCGGCCGCCACTGGACGCACGGCATGCCGCGCTTATTCCagtctgctgcagccaccTGGTGTTGAGCATGTGTTGGCCATCTCCTGTCCGTTTAACCCTCTTTTTTTAGGCGCAGAAGTGACAAAAGTTCGTCTTGTTCgtgaaagaaacaaggatGCTTCTGGCGTCTAGAGTTGGACGCTGCTTTGTTGATGCTTGATCCCGTCTATTGCTTTGtccctcgtcttcttttctgcctttCTTCACGTTGCCTCTCTTTCACGGCACAGTTCTAATATTAGCAGGCTTTTATTGAATCTTATTTtacatctctctctctctctctctctctcgcttgCTTGCTCTTTAAAATGGCGGATCCCTGGTGACTCGTCAGGCGACTCCGCCTCGTGCTCTacgtcttctctttctcataTAGGGActctgccatcttctccccAGGACTTTTCCATCAAGTCACCACAACTCGGAACAACCATGTCATTATCAACCTCCTACCCTCATCAGACTTGACGCCCCCATCCCTGGTTGACGGCTTCCTGCGCAAGCCACCTCACTAACTCACGCCACATCTCTTGATGGTGGTCATCTCCCGTTGCGCAAAGCCCTGCATTTCGACTTTTTGTGAATCGGGTGTGTCTTCCCGCCCCAGGCCATGCCATTTTTTGACGTGCTCTTCCATGTGCTTCCAACAGAAAAAGTCCTATTTCTGGAGGATGCTTATATAGATCCACACTATTGAAGACTCACTGCCTTTGGCTTGTGGCTGGGGGCCCATCATCATATCGGATACAAGCGTGTGGTGTCTGTCTGCTTTTAGTCACCTGGACTGACCGAGTGGCTGCTTTGGCTCTGTAGCCTGCAATCATACCGAAGCTGCTTGGGGCCATCTCAGAGACACTTTGCATATATACTCTACCTTACCCCATACTCATATGACAACATCTTCTTGTTCTAAGCATATTACTTTTATCAATTTGAATTCCTTGACCTTTTGAATCCACAACTTATCATCCTTCTTCGTTAACACAACTGACCGTCGAATATCTTGACCGTCATCGCTTCGACCAAACACTCTCAAGTACACAACTCACTCGACACTCTACATCCCATACGATACTACTATAAACAAGAACGCCGAAGCCAGCATTGGAGAATTACAAGAGCAAGACCTTCGACAACGACACCATGACCAAGCGGTGGTTTGTCGAAACCTCGCCGGAGGGGCGACAGCAGTTTGTGTCCGTCAAGAGATCGCGTTCTTACGCCGGACACCAAGACCGAGTCCGCGAGATCGACTACGTCAAAGTCAGCCTCGACGAATGGAACTCCCTCGTGGAAAAGGAGCGCAAGCTCGAAGAGATCAACAAGTTGGTCGTGGACGAGAACAACCGCCTCAAGACCACGTCCCAGGCGGAGGCTAAGCGCCTAGCCGTGGTTGTCGTCCCCAGCCTCGAGAAGCAGATTGCCTCGCTCTCCATCGAGAACGAGGCTCTGCGCCGCAGCATCGACAAGACCGGCGACAGCTCCTCCAAGCACCACCGCGAGGAAGAGAGACTGCGTTACAAGGCTGCCAAGTTTGAGGCCGATAATCTAGCACTCCGAGAGGAGAATGCCACTCTGCGAGAGAAGAACCGCAGCCTGTCTCGACAGATCGACCAGAGCTTCAGCCGTCGTGTGTCTGAGCTTGTTGCAGAGGCCGACACGTGGAAATACCACTACCGCCATTGGTATGCTCGCTACAAAGAGCTCCTGAAGCGCTACAACGACCTTTACGACCTGATGGAGACTCgaacgaagaagatgaagggctACGAGGAGAAGGCGGTTGCATATGAAGACATTCTGCGGCGAAACGAGATGATCTAAGTCTTCTGCGTCCCTGTATTTCTCATCTTCTACCACGTCTCTCTGTTGTTATGTTTCCCAGTCTGCGAAACTTGAGGTTGCTTGTGTAATCACATCGATTATGCTGCCAACAGGAGAGATTACTATGGCTGTATTacttttggcttttttttatctatTCTCCGGTATGTGAAGGGATTTGGCTTAGAGTAGAAGGCTTGCACTGACGTATTTTGGTTCTTCCTCGCTCATAGACCAGACAGCGCTCCACACTTGGAGCCTTGTctttgctgttttttttcttttgtcctGTGTTATTATGAATGATGGGCTATTGGGAACTCTTGGGGTATGACATTCTCCTTTGTCGCTTTGTTTAGGCATTCACGaatgcccttttttttcttctacctTTCTCATTTTGATGGCTTATTTatgaatattttttttctttctactgTCATTCGCTcgctatttctttttcttatttgaCCATCAGAGGCAATTCACTTCTTCTGGCTTCATTCACCGAAGCTCCCTTTATTCGCTGTTACTGCAGACCGCCTGCAGATTACCTTTTTTAGAGTTAGCACAGATACATGAATACACAGCATAAAAAGCCAAAGTGTtgggacaaaaaaaaaaggcactaTTTATCCATCTACCATCGTCCCACACCTCGTGATGTATCCGGCTGGTGCCGAGTCTCAAAGTTTTGCTCGTTTGGAAGCGTCATGTGAGCTTATTGGTTATCAGCGCTTTgaaactacatgtacctacgtCATCACGCGATACTGCAAAGCCTTGCTGGGAAAAGAGCGCCACGTTAAGAATACTAGAATAGGTAAATTACGCTAAAAGAGGGAAAGTCCTGGCAATAGCACCCGAGGGGGTGTGAAAAAGTCCTATTCATGCGTGCAAGTTGGTTTTTCACACTTGGGGTGAGGGTCCGTTTCTCTTGGGTCGTACTGCaggataagaaaaaaaaatgaggcTGTTGGCGCAGTATGATGACGTGCGTTGATGGCTTCTTATTAATCAAGTTGCGGATAGATGCATGTAGATGTGTATGTTGACATGGATTTAAAATGAATGATGCGTTGGGTAGTTCTGATTGGCTTGTTCTTTGCTATTGTGTTTaacaaagaagattgagcGGGAGACAGCGCAAGGGGCCAGGAACAGCGGCTGAGCTGAGGGTGGCGATGGTGAAGTCCTttactctttctttcttttctttcaactTCCGGTGTCATATTCTCTACTATGCCACTGCTATATTTTTCTCTCCCTGATAGGCCTAGACTTGCATGCACACTGCCAAAACAAGCCATGTGTTGAATCTATTGGTATTCTACAGATGCAGTTCATTTAGGCATCGGCTTGTAATGACGGGTGTGGCTGGTTAGTGGCACAAAGAACGATTTTGTACACTGAGGCTTCAAAATTGACAGCACCGCTGGTATGAACTTGCAACTCGTCAACAACATTCGCGCTTCTTTCTTGatccatcttttcttttagcttttttactGTATTTCACTCatatttattttcttgtaTTGCCACTTTTAGGCATCCAGTACACCCATTCTGTTGGCCACGGGGTTAAGCATTAGTCTGGTGGCGCTAGGCACATCTagcggcagcgccagcatGTCCGCTAGAGATGTTAGGCCAGGCACAGCCTGTAGTCTAAATCTGGCTGGGGATACAACATGAGTTGAATCTTGAAGACTTCATGTTCTTGCTCAATACTCGTTTATTGTCTGGGTCATGGCAATCGTAATGGGATACTGAGACTAAATCTACCATCCATACCGCCCATCCGTCTGAAATCCTAAACTTCGAAGCAATGACATAAACGCCTCTTGCACCCGCCTTTTCCCAAATGCCCAACGCTGACCGTGCAGTCTGCAATGCAAAAGATCCAATTCTCAGTCCTGTAAAATCCGTCTTGTTCCGAATCAAACGCCCAACTCCCTTCCCCGTCAGATTTCCTCTCAGCTGCTAGCAGCCCGAAGCCTCCGAAAGACGTTCGACCCAAAGTCTCCGAATCAGGTTACAGAGACTTAGGCTAAAAGGGCGACACGTTGCGGGCTGCCTGTAATGGCAAcggagtcttttttttttttttttcgcaggATTCTTACAAGGGGACTGGATTGTATGCCCCTTTGCTATTATCGCTTCGTCCCTCATCGCTTTCCAGATCTTGAAACCAGTTAAACCGTGTCCACCACGCGACGACCTTGAGAGATTCATAGACCGCCAGCAGGCGTGGTGATGACGCTAGAGGTCAGCTCTCCATGCTTGCGGTCAGAGCCCAGGGACAGGCTTCCACACGCCTGGCAACCTTTCTCTATCAGCGACTGCGCAAACCAGGCAGTCTGGAATACGGTCCATGATCGCCCGGTGCCCTGGTAGGAGAGACAGAGGGAGGAGCCGCCCTCGCTGTTCGCGTCGACGCAGGTGATGTGCTCTCCGTCTGAGAATCGCTGGTGCTGGTCCATTCCTTTCAGTTGTGCAATGACAGAGCTCAGGTTGGCGTTGATGCCTGCGCAGACACCGCTGTCTCGACAATTACTGCCCGAGGCACTGGCTACTGGGGCGGCGCTGGCCGCTGAGGCAGCACTGGCCAGGGAAAGGAGGATGTTGATGAAGTGCATGGTTGACTCTTGTGTGTCGTCTAATGACTTGAAGAGAGGTGGAAAATAGAAAGGCAAAGTGACGGTTGCTGATCTGGTTACGAGATGGCCGATCAAGAGACTGATGGAGGACGGCAAATTGTAGGCATTTGCCTCTTTATATAGAAGGGTCTGCTAATAATGATTAAGGATGATATCATAGATATCACAAGTATCGTGATACCAATTGCGAGTTGGGACAAGTCTCGAGATTAATGATCCCCCCTTTGTCTGGCTGCAGAAACACGGTAGtttcattttcctttctctttcgcAACCAATGGCAGTAACTCAAATGCAGTTTACCTATCGTACGAGCACTATTTCCTAATCAAGTCAATAGTTGCTTATAAGCAGCAGTAGCTTTGATCCAGTATTTCTGCTGAAATAGGAAAACAGTCTACAAGGAGTTGACAAGACCAAGAATCGGTAAAAGGATGTATTGAGACGCTGTTGattctttgtcttttgcttTGTAAAAGATGGTGGTATTTTCATCGCCATTATTAATAATGCAACGTTCTTATTGCTATTATGGATGTGGTAAGCTCTTCTTTATCAGGATCAAATAAGGCTTCTCCACGCCCAATACAACGGATTGGCGCTAACCTCCAATCCTGGGCAGTTATAGCCCACTCTCAAAGAAACCAGCGCAGGGAATTGGCTATCGGTAGGCGGCAAGACTTCAGGGATTCTCGACCGCTAGCTACAGTGGTATCAAGTTCAAGAAGTGCTAGGGCATTGGGGATGGAAGCGGAAGTAGCTGACGATTGATTAGCCAATGCGTTGTGTCTACTGAGCAAGtatctttcatcttctccattcATCATGAAGCTTTACTACTGCCTTGATGAAGCTTCGTTTGCCGTACTAGGTCTGCAACGGATGGCTTTTCAAATCGAGCTACCTACTATATTCAGGTAGTAGTACGTTTGTATACTGTTGTGCAACGCTATTTAATCCTGACTAACGCTGGAAACATGGGCTGTTTATCCAGCGATGTTGCTCGTATAGGGTTACCGCATCTATGATTCATACTGTACCATTTACATCAACATTGAGCCACTTGCTTTCGGACGTGGGGCAGTGAAATCCCTGCCATGGTTCATCAGATGGGATCTATACTGTAACAGAATAGCATAGAATAGTTGGGCATGTATGAACAGCTGATGTAAGCAGCTTTGGATGAGTTGAAATCTCaagttcttttatttatGCTCATGCGCTGTTGGGCTCTTGTGTGCACAAATGCGGGTCAATGTGCCAATGCACGTGGCATCAATGTTACAGAAATGATGTACTAGCATCTCAAAGGACCATGTTGGCTGTTTGATATTGTACCTACTGCTTTTACGGCTTCCCCCCCAGCGAAACAAAAATGGCTACCCTACAATCCTCTCAGTGTGTCGCTTTTTCATAAGTAAACATCTTTCTTTGATAAGTCTTattgcttttgtttttcttcctctctgtGAATAGGCCAAATAGGCAGTAAAAATTGCTAATTCTTATGTAGTTTTGGGTGCTAGTCCTTTAGCTCCTACTTTGTCGTCTCTATACTCGTGAGACCTGAAGATGCTTTGCGTAAGTACTGTGCTACGACTGCTCGAGCGCGCCCTTACAAAAGTGATAAAAGctaaactataataaatgaTAGAATATGTGCgggctgcttctttgttgTTGAGGCGTGTTTTATGTTTATTCAGGTGCCGTTGGGTAGCAGGTAGGTACGTCTTATTTCCTCTGCCCTCCTTCCTCCCAACAGAAGCGAGGTCCGGCTTTTGTACTTTACATGACAGCAAAAAGTCTCTGGTAGTACCTGCCCTGACACTTCTCGTCACCTGATTGAACAGACTGGTTTTGAACATGCGAATTCTgaggtttttcttttctcttctcttttgaatCGCTCAGAGAAGACACATCAGCATGAACAACACCCAGCTGACTGGCGGATGTAGCGGTGTATTATCTGCATGTTTGACCCGCCTATTATCCTCTACAATACAGATTCTGCCTTtacttctttttcctctttctcatgACGTAAGTAGATGTGGCTGAGGTGGTCGTGATAGGCCTGCAGGTGCCTGCGACCCGATCTCTGCAACACCCTAGCGCGCATCTCCAAAGTCTGATTTGCCTTTTGATGTCTTGGCTCTAACAcaaggcagagagcagaTACGAGCATGGGCGGTGACATGACGGCAGCACACGGAACTCTCCTCAAAGCTTACTGTACGATGCCCGCATAGACTTGTTCTGGGCAGGTGGTCggcatttttttttattcttctcttcgtaGACATCGGCCCCCAGCAGAATCTCTCGTCATCAGCTATCACGGCTCCTTGCTCCGAAGGCTCACACGCGACACGACTCGGGCCGTTCCTCGTTGGTACAAGCACGAGTAGAGTAG from Trichoderma atroviride chromosome 3, complete sequence encodes the following:
- a CDS encoding uncharacterized protein (EggNog:ENOG41) translates to MTKRWFVETSPEGRQQFVSVKRSRSYAGHQDRVREIDYVKVSLDEWNSLVEKERKLEEINKLVVDENNRLKTTSQAEAKRLAVVVVPSLEKQIASLSIENEALRRSIDKTGDSSSKHHREEERLRYKAAKFEADNLALREENATLREKNRSLSRQIDQSFSRRVSELVAEADTWKYHYRHWYARYKELLKRYNDLYDLMETRTKKMKGYEEKAVAYEDILRRNEMI
- a CDS encoding uncharacterized protein (EggNog:ENOG41~SECRETED:SignalP(1-19)), with product MHFINILLSLASAASAASAAPVASASGSNCRDSGVCAGINANLSSVIAQLKGMDQHQRFSDGEHITCVDANSEGGSSLCLSYQGTGRSWTVFQTAWFAQSLIEKGCQACGSLSLGSDRKHGELTSSVITTPAGGL